A genomic segment from Rickettsia endosymbiont of Lasioglossum villosulum encodes:
- the lnt gene encoding apolipoprotein N-acyltransferase yields MYKPKISCLLLGLLSGLVFAPTFLLPALLTLSYLCYLVQKSKDWQEAAKLGYIFGFGHFLSGIYWISIGVSVYISDFWWAIPFALFGLPIILAFFVSASCVFSFFVRNNKYYHFIFCLYWVLFEWVRSWIFTGLPWNLIGYAFSFSDILIQPLNIIGIYGLSFIVIYISTSCYPFFTKQFDQLKVLLLTSSITLAVIITYGSVRLYNYPTNFTDIKVRLVQPSIPQTDKWNEEEFWHNLILHINLSKNSESIVNSVGLGYKEQGAKPIGNRRATSDIVSEPKSIDLVIWSEAALVVPYDIPVVKSELLGLLNSVDATLITGGISDNKKRGEDFELYTAMYALEKNGNKLFEYHKSHLVPFGEYMPFKKILPFKKLTHGFIDYTEGNGGLVYLDKYDLKIKPLICYESIFPDFVRTNNETAGVIINVTNDAWYGKSSGPYQHFHISKSRAVENGLPMVRVANNGISAIIDPLGRVIKKLDLNETNYIDGLIPKKLDSPTIFSKFGNITILLIVFFIFLVNYLLDKKLINSRD; encoded by the coding sequence ATGTATAAACCGAAGATTAGCTGTTTATTATTAGGTCTATTAAGCGGCTTGGTTTTTGCTCCGACTTTTCTATTACCTGCATTATTAACCTTATCTTATCTGTGTTATTTAGTACAAAAATCTAAAGACTGGCAAGAGGCAGCAAAGCTTGGATATATATTCGGTTTTGGGCATTTTTTAAGTGGCATATATTGGATTAGCATCGGTGTTAGCGTTTATATATCAGATTTCTGGTGGGCTATTCCTTTCGCATTATTTGGCTTACCTATAATTTTAGCTTTTTTCGTATCTGCAAGTTGTGTGTTTAGTTTTTTTGTTAGAAATAACAAATATTATCATTTTATATTTTGCTTATATTGGGTGTTATTTGAGTGGGTAAGATCGTGGATATTTACCGGTCTTCCTTGGAATTTAATAGGTTATGCTTTTTCATTCTCAGATATTTTAATCCAACCTTTAAATATAATTGGAATATATGGGCTTAGTTTTATAGTAATCTATATTTCCACTTCTTGTTATCCGTTTTTTACTAAACAATTTGATCAGCTAAAAGTTTTATTACTGACTTCAAGCATAACCCTAGCCGTGATAATTACTTATGGCAGTGTAAGGCTATATAATTATCCTACAAATTTTACTGATATAAAAGTCCGTTTAGTGCAACCATCAATCCCTCAAACCGATAAATGGAATGAGGAAGAATTTTGGCATAATTTAATATTGCATATTAATTTATCGAAAAATTCAGAATCTATAGTCAATTCAGTTGGGCTTGGATACAAGGAGCAAGGAGCGAAGCCTATAGGTAATAGGAGAGCGACGAGTGACATCGTCAGCGAGCCTAAATCAATTGACTTAGTTATTTGGTCGGAGGCAGCTTTAGTAGTACCTTATGATATACCTGTGGTTAAATCAGAGTTGTTAGGGCTACTAAATTCGGTAGATGCTACTTTAATTACAGGTGGGATATCAGATAATAAAAAACGGGGAGAGGATTTTGAACTTTATACTGCTATGTATGCTCTTGAAAAGAACGGCAATAAATTATTTGAATATCATAAATCTCATCTAGTGCCTTTTGGTGAATATATGCCATTTAAAAAAATACTACCTTTTAAAAAGCTAACTCATGGTTTTATTGATTATACTGAAGGAAATGGCGGGCTTGTCTATCTTGATAAATATGACCTAAAAATAAAACCTTTGATTTGCTACGAATCTATTTTCCCTGATTTTGTCCGAACAAATAATGAAACAGCTGGTGTAATAATTAACGTTACAAATGATGCATGGTATGGAAAATCTAGCGGACCATATCAACATTTTCATATTAGCAAAAGTAGAGCTGTAGAAAATGGTTTACCGATGGTTAGAGTAGCAAATAATGGTATTTCTGCAATAATAGATCCTCTTGGTAGGGTAATAAAAAAATTAGATTTAAATGAAACAAATTATATTGATGGTTTAATTCCTAAAAAACTAGATTCTCCCACAATTTTTTCGAAATTCGGAAATATTACTATTCTGCTAATCGTATTTTTTATATTTTTAGTTAACTATTTATTAGATAAAAAGCTTATTAACTCAAGGGATTAG
- a CDS encoding helix-turn-helix transcriptional regulator produces the protein MNTIKHIDKIASERLKQRRIAIGLSQKELGETLDISAIQIKKYEEGISTIPVSRLYVLAKILNTPLKHFFNASISEEERLNTDDNIFDNEIEYLSNEIDEHLLNNVAEEDEDYEYNIPFSREDLTRTLEREILSLTRAFTKIQNPDVRKIIIELVRSLAICV, from the coding sequence ATGAATACAATAAAACACATAGATAAAATCGCAAGTGAACGCTTAAAGCAACGTCGTATTGCAATAGGTCTTAGTCAAAAAGAACTCGGCGAAACTTTAGACATTAGTGCTATTCAAATAAAAAAATATGAAGAGGGAATAAGTACTATACCAGTAAGTAGATTATATGTTTTAGCAAAAATTTTAAATACGCCGTTAAAGCATTTTTTCAACGCTTCTATTTCTGAAGAAGAAAGGTTAAATACTGACGATAATATTTTTGATAATGAAATTGAATATTTATCTAACGAAATAGATGAGCATCTTTTAAATAATGTGGCTGAAGAAGACGAAGATTATGAATATAACATTCCTTTTAGTAGAGAAGACTTAACTAGAACTTTAGAGAGAGAAATTTTATCATTAACTAGAGCGTTTACTAAAATACAGAATCCAGATGTTAGAAAAATAATAATTGAGCTTGTTAGATCACTCGCTATTTGCGTATAA
- the tgt gene encoding tRNA guanosine(34) transglycosylase Tgt, whose translation MSKFSFNINHQHKKARSGIITTAHGNIRTPAFMPVGTRGTVKAMLPESVGETGADILLGNTYHLMLQPSAERIARLGGLHKFINWDKPILTDSGGYQVMSLSKLRKITEEGVSFNSHINGDKYLLTPERSTEIQHLLGSTITMAFDECTPYPATFEEAKTSMQLTTRWAYRSREAFVKRDGYAQFGIIQGSTYEELRKQSAKDLIELNFEGYAIGGLAVGEGQELMFKVLDYAPDFLPQNKPRYLMGVGKPADIIGAVSRGVDMFDCVIPTRSGRNGQAFTKYGTVNIRNSKYAEDNEPLETDCLCPACQNYSKAYLHHLVRIGEILGAMLMTWHNLTYFQNLMSRIREYIALGKDFDFIA comes from the coding sequence GTGTCAAAATTTTCCTTTAATATCAATCATCAACATAAAAAAGCAAGAAGCGGGATTATTACTACTGCTCACGGCAATATTCGTACTCCTGCTTTTATGCCGGTCGGAACAAGAGGAACTGTTAAAGCAATGCTGCCTGAATCGGTAGGCGAAACAGGGGCTGATATTCTGCTCGGTAACACCTACCACTTAATGCTACAACCAAGTGCTGAGCGTATCGCACGCCTTGGTGGTTTGCATAAATTCATAAATTGGGATAAGCCAATACTAACCGATTCCGGTGGTTATCAAGTAATGTCTCTATCGAAGTTGCGTAAGATAACGGAAGAGGGAGTAAGTTTTAACTCGCATATTAATGGTGATAAATATTTGCTGACACCTGAACGTTCTACCGAAATACAGCATTTACTCGGCAGTACTATTACTATGGCTTTTGATGAATGTACTCCTTACCCTGCAACGTTTGAAGAAGCAAAAACCTCTATGCAGCTCACAACTAGATGGGCATATAGATCAAGAGAAGCATTTGTTAAACGAGATGGTTATGCACAGTTTGGTATTATTCAAGGTAGCACTTACGAAGAGTTACGCAAGCAATCGGCTAAAGATTTAATAGAGCTTAATTTTGAAGGGTATGCTATAGGCGGTCTTGCAGTTGGAGAGGGACAAGAGCTTATGTTTAAAGTTCTGGATTATGCCCCTGATTTCCTACCGCAAAATAAACCTAGATATTTGATGGGGGTAGGAAAGCCTGCTGATATTATTGGAGCAGTCAGCAGAGGGGTAGATATGTTTGACTGCGTAATCCCGACTAGGTCAGGTCGTAATGGTCAGGCTTTCACAAAATATGGCACGGTAAATATCCGCAATAGTAAATATGCTGAAGATAACGAGCCTTTGGAAACTGATTGCCTTTGCCCTGCTTGTCAAAATTATAGCAAAGCCTACTTGCATCATTTGGTTAGAATAGGCGAAATACTCGGAGCGATGCTAATGACTTGGCATAATCTTACATATTTTCAGAACCTAATGAGCCGTATTAGAGAGTATATTGCCTTAGGTAAAGATTTTGATTTTATTGCGTAG
- the tsaD gene encoding tRNA (adenosine(37)-N6)-threonylcarbamoyltransferase complex transferase subunit TsaD: MKKILGIESSCDDTSVSIITEDREILSNIVISQNTEHADYKGVVPEIAARSHLANLEKAMKQALLENNTSLDEITAIAATSGPGLIGGVIVGSMFAKSLSSVLNKPFIAVNHLEGHALTARLTDNIPYPYLLLLASGGHCQFVAVLGLGKYKILGSTIDDAVGEAFDKVAKMLDLPFPGGPKIEKRAKLGDPYKYKLPKPIINSGNCNMSFSGLKTAVRTLIMSLQEINDIIINDIAASFQFTIGEILSSKILEAIKVYERITNDFNRNIVIAGGVAANKYLQEILSNRTKIHGYKLIYPPTTLCTDNAAMIAYAGLERYNNGLFTPLNFCPKARWSLEEI, from the coding sequence ATGAAAAAAATTTTAGGAATTGAATCAAGTTGTGATGATACTAGTGTTTCTATAATAACTGAAGATAGGGAAATCTTATCGAATATAGTCATATCACAAAATACAGAACATGCGGACTATAAAGGAGTAGTGCCGGAAATAGCCGCACGTTCTCATTTAGCTAATCTCGAAAAAGCTATGAAGCAGGCTTTACTTGAGAACAATACTAGCTTAGATGAAATTACGGCAATAGCAGCAACTTCAGGACCTGGTTTAATTGGCGGCGTTATAGTCGGCTCAATGTTTGCAAAGTCTCTTTCTAGCGTTTTAAATAAGCCCTTTATTGCAGTAAATCATTTAGAAGGACACGCATTAACTGCAAGATTAACCGATAATATCCCATATCCATATTTGCTTTTATTAGCTTCCGGTGGGCATTGTCAATTTGTCGCAGTACTTGGGCTTGGAAAATACAAAATTCTTGGTAGTACTATAGACGATGCAGTAGGTGAGGCTTTTGATAAAGTGGCTAAGATGCTTGACTTGCCTTTCCCAGGTGGTCCTAAAATCGAAAAAAGGGCAAAGCTGGGCGATCCTTATAAATATAAACTCCCAAAACCGATTATTAATAGCGGTAATTGTAATATGTCTTTCTCAGGGCTTAAAACGGCAGTGCGTACTCTAATAATGAGCTTACAAGAGATTAACGATATTATAATTAACGATATAGCAGCAAGCTTTCAGTTTACAATAGGGGAAATTTTAAGCAGCAAAATACTAGAAGCTATTAAAGTTTATGAACGAATAACAAATGATTTTAATAGAAATATAGTAATAGCCGGCGGAGTAGCCGCTAATAAATATTTGCAAGAAATATTAAGTAATCGTACCAAAATACATGGCTATAAGCTTATTTATCCGCCCACAACGCTATGTACGGATAATGCTGCGATGATTGCTTATGCTGGGCTTGAGCGTTATAATAATGGGTTATTTACGCCTTTAAATTTCTGTCCTAAAGCTAGATGGAGCTTAGAAGAAATATAA
- a CDS encoding type IV secretion system protein → MNRNIFITLLISLLALSGCTGDTCIDPDDFGFIKFNISSRYDPSEVTSRQEGDQVAPWRDSAYKVNGYPLTIMVRPWDYMSGDKNTSGMLSAWCPWYGQQNNFTTLAEFCVRLRPCQFTDGKMCPTPTPRDAPINNAPCILTNGVGLYFLIADKGSNPNMSPDSQRSPKGITQHLGEPVTSQGYEFYSISSTGKFLQAGGINYQYGGCTSLPCDQASNYAQSPLYFKILDKFYDDNSGQYRVVIKSGVSDTRPDPLQFLTNLIKNELFGTSDKDPGIVRQTYQQIIETPGYRLSVSALLTLYIMFTGFSFLIGNINMTHVELVVRILKVSVVSILLSTSKAWTFFHDYLFVFFVEGLAQILQIVQDASTGQSLLNLLISPQTLSKLFSLLFVDPLGFIYIILYLIALYFIFLLIFKATIIYLTALITIGMIITMAPIFICFMLFNITRSLFENWLRQLISYAIQPIILFVGIAFIGMIIKAEIQSTLGFAVCKKDFPDLGPINQIFGSFTEDLDSSIGNSIFYWWFPVPMKGGIENFTQADILVPEDYTKNDGTKCLAYQCIDKRYIQLPFLDLVKDANRISNFINGKFVQLDGLLLIFVSIYLLSKFNDTAISTASFIAGTSGNLTSIQAVNQQSYDSIMKQVNRPINYATGVISKPINRMQEQTNMFFAEKYQGLMMGRLENKALSSSANKAVQNEVKRNYGIDYKDVNMQAGADYKNGISKLLDNKAFLPKGGDLDVKKLATMNFARLRDEFAKNKYGAKNYSSLTSEQKLELDKFMKSDLGEKGKSAKSLRELASDANFTRDYQSAYKYAHKEMSGRGVGLFGKNIGVLRNWQEMENRVKTKRELKEQKRVAIGEKIYAGYTGLKREALTAIVGKDLRDKYEGNLTSAEWHDFDYNDPQLRTYSESLKDKERAREVKELQMQINKETLAVQEDILSPEYLARLKRPSDVEYYQELGQRRLIHEVRDRLSEGSDPVIMGDRFMQEKATDDQMRTMIDNAHQKHAEFIDQDRYTRRQEHYDIMHEKAQENIDRTYKEIKDHFKREDIKLEEMPALIAQYEREKPIESFDSKTEPSLDKRIEEAVSNFNINAKNYEYSASVLNNIEERKQAITDEVNAQIDRINKYRENAKMPKYQKPVENSGRKLRKLEDHLRNMK, encoded by the coding sequence ATGAACAGAAATATTTTTATTACATTATTAATATCGTTATTAGCACTGTCGGGGTGTACTGGGGATACTTGTATCGATCCGGATGATTTCGGTTTTATAAAATTTAATATTTCTTCTAGATATGATCCATCTGAAGTTACTTCAAGACAAGAGGGGGATCAGGTAGCACCATGGCGGGATAGTGCTTATAAAGTAAATGGTTATCCTTTAACAATTATGGTAAGACCTTGGGATTATATGTCTGGGGACAAGAATACTTCAGGGATGTTATCAGCATGGTGTCCATGGTATGGGCAGCAGAATAATTTTACTACCTTAGCTGAGTTTTGTGTTAGACTGCGACCATGTCAATTTACTGACGGTAAGATGTGTCCAACTCCTACGCCAAGAGATGCACCTATTAATAATGCTCCTTGTATACTTACAAACGGGGTAGGGCTTTATTTTTTAATTGCTGATAAAGGTTCTAATCCTAATATGTCGCCAGATTCACAGCGTAGCCCGAAAGGCATAACGCAGCATTTAGGTGAACCAGTTACAAGCCAAGGTTATGAATTTTATAGTATTAGCAGTACTGGAAAGTTTTTACAAGCCGGTGGTATAAATTACCAATATGGTGGTTGTACTAGCTTACCTTGCGATCAAGCTTCAAATTATGCTCAATCTCCTCTATATTTTAAAATTTTAGACAAATTTTATGATGATAATAGTGGACAATATAGGGTAGTAATAAAATCCGGAGTCAGCGATACAAGACCTGATCCCCTACAATTTTTAACAAATTTAATAAAGAATGAGTTATTTGGTACTAGCGATAAAGATCCTGGAATTGTAAGACAAACTTATCAGCAAATAATTGAAACACCTGGCTATAGATTAAGTGTTTCGGCTCTTTTAACTCTTTATATAATGTTTACTGGATTTTCCTTTTTAATAGGAAACATAAACATGACTCATGTTGAGCTGGTAGTTAGAATACTAAAAGTCAGTGTAGTTTCAATATTATTAAGTACAAGTAAAGCTTGGACATTTTTCCATGATTATTTATTTGTATTTTTTGTTGAAGGGCTAGCACAGATATTACAGATAGTACAAGATGCTTCAACAGGTCAAAGTTTACTAAATCTTCTTATTTCCCCGCAAACTTTATCTAAGCTATTTTCTTTATTATTTGTAGACCCACTTGGGTTTATTTATATCATATTATATTTAATAGCTCTGTATTTTATTTTCTTACTTATATTCAAAGCTACAATTATTTATCTTACGGCACTAATAACTATTGGTATGATTATAACAATGGCACCGATATTTATTTGTTTCATGTTATTTAATATAACTAGATCATTATTTGAAAATTGGTTAAGGCAATTAATATCATATGCTATACAACCTATAATTTTATTTGTCGGTATTGCTTTTATCGGAATGATTATTAAAGCGGAAATACAATCGACATTAGGTTTTGCTGTCTGTAAGAAAGATTTTCCCGATTTAGGACCTATAAATCAAATTTTTGGTAGTTTTACAGAAGATTTAGATTCAAGTATTGGTAATTCGATATTTTATTGGTGGTTTCCGGTACCAATGAAAGGAGGAATTGAGAATTTCACTCAAGCAGATATATTAGTTCCTGAAGATTATACCAAAAATGATGGTACTAAGTGTTTGGCATATCAATGTATAGATAAACGTTATATTCAATTACCGTTTTTAGACTTAGTTAAAGATGCAAATAGAATTAGTAATTTTATAAATGGTAAATTCGTCCAGCTTGATGGCTTGTTATTGATATTTGTTTCTATTTATTTGCTTAGTAAATTTAATGATACTGCTATATCGACGGCTAGTTTTATTGCGGGTACTTCGGGTAATTTAACATCGATACAGGCTGTTAACCAGCAATCTTACGATTCTATCATGAAGCAGGTCAATAGACCGATAAATTATGCAACAGGAGTTATTAGTAAGCCGATAAACCGAATGCAAGAGCAAACGAATATGTTTTTTGCTGAAAAATATCAAGGGCTTATGATGGGTAGGCTTGAAAATAAAGCCCTCAGTTCTTCAGCTAACAAAGCGGTGCAAAATGAAGTTAAAAGAAATTATGGTATAGACTATAAAGACGTTAATATGCAAGCTGGAGCAGATTATAAAAACGGCATTTCTAAATTGCTAGATAATAAAGCGTTTTTACCGAAAGGTGGTGATTTGGATGTGAAAAAACTAGCAACTATGAATTTTGCACGGCTTCGAGATGAATTTGCCAAAAATAAATATGGTGCAAAAAATTATAGCTCTTTAACTAGTGAACAAAAACTAGAGCTTGATAAATTCATGAAATCCGATTTAGGTGAGAAAGGTAAATCAGCAAAAAGCTTACGTGAGCTTGCAAGTGATGCAAACTTTACTAGAGATTATCAAAGTGCTTATAAATATGCTCATAAAGAAATGTCAGGAAGAGGAGTTGGGCTATTTGGTAAAAATATAGGAGTGCTTAGAAACTGGCAAGAAATGGAAAATCGCGTAAAAACTAAACGTGAATTAAAAGAACAAAAACGTGTAGCTATAGGTGAGAAAATATATGCCGGCTATACAGGATTAAAAAGAGAAGCTCTTACTGCAATAGTTGGTAAAGATTTACGTGATAAATATGAGGGTAATCTAACTAGTGCCGAGTGGCATGACTTTGACTATAACGATCCACAGCTTAGAACTTATAGCGAAAGTCTAAAAGATAAAGAAAGAGCACGAGAAGTCAAAGAGCTTCAAATGCAGATTAATAAAGAAACGCTTGCTGTTCAAGAAGATATATTATCGCCTGAATATTTAGCAAGATTAAAAAGACCAAGTGATGTAGAATATTATCAGGAATTAGGTCAAAGAAGGCTTATTCATGAAGTGCGTGATAGATTATCTGAAGGAAGTGATCCAGTGATAATGGGTGATAGATTTATGCAAGAAAAAGCTACCGATGATCAAATGCGGACTATGATAGATAATGCTCATCAAAAACATGCAGAATTTATAGATCAAGATCGATATACTCGTCGTCAAGAGCATTACGATATTATGCATGAAAAAGCTCAAGAAAATATCGACAGAACTTATAAAGAGATTAAAGATCATTTCAAAAGAGAGGATATTAAGCTTGAGGAAATGCCAGCTTTAATAGCACAATATGAAAGAGAGAAACCAATAGAATCTTTTGATAGTAAGACAGAGCCTTCTCTAGATAAAAGGATTGAAGAAGCAGTTAGTAACTTTAATATCAACGCTAAAAATTATGAATATAGTGCATCGGTGCTTAATAATATAGAAGAAAGAAAACAGGCTATTACTGATGAAGTAAATGCTCAAATTGATCGAATTAATAAATATAGAGAAAATGCTAAAATGCCGAAATACCAGAAACCGGTAGAGAATTCAGGAAGAAAGCTCAGAAAATTAGAAGACCATTTGAGAAATATGAAGTAA
- a CDS encoding type IV secretion system protein — protein MKIIKSLILLVLFMASPVKGDDFTWMSSGLSSLKSIFGCLEVPTFTSFQEGKIGISLSTAGDWQSTGSVVDKGKLLKIKWSTAGLTPEPRKYLVLYRIDPRFSVPQVFIKTYNYKNSQFEVAGFPGFSTANDGVIPPDKNLDALSFTKMNNYVNYFNYANGNPKIQVNVGDIVNISLADKDDFFNPSTSKTPSTLNNILAKELDSSVFAASALYTESNLGNFENRIVYSSAEQVCNIIDAQRATLCTGTGSATKYTNVSNGALVGKPMAVTTLQNFMSMINSCPANSNLNANPSCYYDQGRGMVIKIGGQVIKNRDQSFVNNDNTQNGFMYYQATSGGAIDFSSDWQPTGMFNNSFSMSDWSRNFSNYTDFATYITNGNWATNFLYFGRYAMIVEIGNGTNTISPGDQQNITLEYLITADGTLPSSSTPGTTVGYDFSGDAPQDGYLWLRVKNPNSNIQGTISVDYANYTGTTWFSNIVYNGAIKPITDQFRTYSEDFYFKLVANSAIQNIAKTALTLYVTIFGLMFVLGALKLTAVEVVTRIFKITIVAILLRPESWSFFNNNFFSAFINGIDFFATNVVGATSSKSNIFGFIDPIFDKYTNGRIWGLLFIQLLQIHNGLAFIAIITIYSLITYFRAVLEVIIGYVIAFIGLTVMISLAPFFIILMLFEKTKTMFDSWISILFSYVVQPTILLVFFLLIDQILSEQLLKVIVRACWDTLIPIKIGLDLSNLGIPLNFSFTLPFLLGIPFFVPQVPDITSSNILTNDTNTFLVLFTTALLFYSYCLMSYGLVSFVTIVVGMLTQVTPARIEGNYQAPSNPTESIMKDIGSVAAPIKKAALAPARVFKDKVIDQNYEARKPQGGGEHTGKFFQNRNDAKPEQTERND, from the coding sequence ATGAAAATTATTAAAAGTTTAATTTTATTAGTTTTATTTATGGCGTCGCCTGTCAAAGGTGATGACTTTACTTGGATGTCAAGTGGGCTTAGCAGTCTTAAAAGCATTTTTGGTTGTTTAGAAGTACCTACATTTACAAGTTTCCAAGAGGGTAAAATAGGTATTAGTTTATCGACTGCTGGAGATTGGCAATCAACTGGTAGTGTAGTTGACAAAGGTAAGCTGCTTAAGATTAAATGGTCTACTGCAGGTCTTACCCCAGAGCCTCGAAAATATCTAGTATTATATAGAATTGACCCAAGGTTTAGTGTTCCGCAAGTCTTTATAAAAACTTATAATTACAAAAACTCACAGTTTGAAGTTGCAGGATTCCCAGGTTTTAGTACAGCAAATGATGGTGTTATACCTCCTGATAAAAACCTTGATGCATTATCATTTACTAAGATGAATAATTATGTTAACTACTTTAATTATGCTAATGGTAATCCAAAAATTCAGGTTAATGTTGGTGATATAGTAAATATTAGTCTAGCTGATAAAGATGATTTTTTTAATCCAAGTACATCAAAAACTCCAAGCACCTTAAATAATATACTAGCTAAAGAACTCGATAGTTCTGTATTTGCCGCTTCTGCTCTTTACACTGAAAGCAATCTTGGTAATTTTGAAAATAGGATAGTTTACTCAAGTGCAGAGCAAGTTTGTAATATTATAGATGCCCAAAGAGCAACTTTATGTACTGGTACAGGTTCGGCTACAAAATATACTAATGTTAGTAATGGTGCATTAGTTGGTAAGCCAATGGCTGTAACTACACTACAAAATTTTATGAGCATGATTAACTCTTGCCCTGCTAATTCTAATTTAAATGCTAACCCTTCTTGTTATTATGATCAAGGTAGAGGAATGGTTATTAAAATAGGTGGACAAGTTATTAAAAATCGTGATCAAAGTTTTGTTAATAATGATAATACACAGAATGGTTTTATGTATTATCAAGCAACTAGCGGTGGTGCTATAGATTTTAGTAGCGATTGGCAGCCTACCGGTATGTTTAATAATTCTTTTTCAATGAGTGATTGGAGTAGAAATTTTTCTAATTATACTGATTTTGCAACTTATATAACTAATGGTAATTGGGCAACTAATTTTTTATATTTTGGTCGTTATGCAATGATTGTTGAGATAGGTAACGGTACAAACACCATCAGCCCAGGTGATCAACAAAATATAACTTTAGAGTATTTAATAACAGCTGATGGTACATTACCTAGTTCATCTACTCCCGGCACTACAGTCGGTTATGATTTTTCAGGTGATGCACCACAAGATGGATATTTATGGTTAAGAGTAAAAAATCCTAATAGTAATATACAGGGAACAATTAGTGTAGATTATGCTAATTATACTGGTACAACTTGGTTTTCAAATATAGTTTATAATGGGGCAATTAAACCTATTACAGATCAATTTAGAACTTATAGCGAGGATTTTTATTTTAAGTTAGTTGCAAATTCTGCAATACAAAATATAGCTAAAACCGCATTAACGCTTTACGTTACTATATTTGGTTTAATGTTTGTTTTGGGGGCTTTGAAATTAACTGCTGTAGAAGTAGTAACTCGTATATTTAAAATAACTATAGTAGCTATTTTACTTAGACCTGAAAGCTGGAGTTTCTTTAATAACAATTTCTTTAGTGCATTTATTAATGGTATAGATTTCTTTGCAACGAATGTTGTAGGTGCTACAAGCTCTAAATCTAATATTTTTGGTTTTATTGATCCTATATTTGATAAATATACTAATGGTAGGATTTGGGGATTACTGTTTATTCAGCTATTGCAAATACATAATGGTTTAGCATTTATTGCTATTATAACCATTTACTCACTTATTACTTATTTTAGAGCAGTACTTGAAGTAATTATAGGTTATGTTATAGCCTTTATAGGCTTGACAGTTATGATTTCATTAGCACCATTTTTTATAATATTAATGTTGTTTGAAAAAACAAAAACTATGTTTGATAGTTGGATATCAATTCTATTTAGCTATGTAGTGCAGCCAACGATATTATTGGTTTTCTTTTTATTAATAGATCAAATTTTATCAGAACAGCTATTAAAAGTAATTGTTAGAGCTTGCTGGGATACGCTCATACCGATTAAAATAGGGCTTGATTTGTCAAACCTTGGTATTCCGTTAAATTTTTCTTTTACTTTACCGTTTTTACTAGGAATACCTTTTTTTGTTCCACAAGTTCCAGATATTACTAGTTCTAATATTTTAACAAATGACACTAATACATTTTTAGTATTGTTCACTACAGCTTTATTATTTTATTCATATTGTCTAATGTCATATGGTTTAGTAAGTTTTGTAACTATAGTTGTTGGTATGTTAACGCAGGTTACTCCTGCACGAATAGAAGGTAATTATCAAGCTCCTTCTAATCCTACAGAATCTATTATGAAAGATATAGGTTCAGTAGCAGCCCCAATTAAGAAAGCTGCCCTTGCTCCAGCACGGGTTTTTAAAGATAAGGTAATTGATCAGAATTATGAAGCTAGAAAGCCGCAAGGTGGTGGGGAGCATACAGGTAAGTTTTTTCAAAATCGTAATGATGCGAAACCTGAGCAGACGGAAAGGAACGATTAG